One Candidatus Baltobacteraceae bacterium genomic window, CCCCGGGCCGGCCGCCGTCCTGGCACCAACCGCTAGTGAAGACCATAAACGCCCCCCATCCGTGCGGGGCGTAGTGAGTGACAACCGGGGAATTATAGCACGCCGGGAGGGTGCGGTCTAGCGCGAATGGCGCGATGGGGTTCCTCCGGCATCTCGATTGTTTCGCGTCCGCCACCGAGCGTGCGCCTGCTCGCCTCTTTTTACGTGGCGACGGCAAAGTAGTCCAAAAGCCCGTTCCGGCCGGACTCCTTAATGACCGGTTTAGCCGAACTGCCGCCGGCCACGCAATTCGGCGGGACGTCGCTATCCAAAACGACCGTCCCGATGGAGATCCGGGCGCCATCGCCGATTCGGCAATCACCGATCACCGACGAGCCGGGGTACAGAATCACGCCCTCGCCGAAATGCGGCATCTTGCCTCGCTGAGTCCCCACCGTCACGTTCTGCGTCGCAACGAAGTAGTCGCCGTAGGTGGCCTTGCCGAGCATCGATCCAACCGTATGGATCAAGAGCATACGATCCGGGAGTTTGGTCGAATACGTGACGACGATCCCGTTACGCGCCTTATTGAGCAGCATAAACTTTGCGGCGAGGGTTTCGTCTTCAAATTCCGCGTAGGCCGTGTTTGAGGCGTAATACCAGAACACCGCCGATTGATCGCCGTGCAGATGATTGAAATACACGTCGTTCCCCCGTTTGTAGCCGGGAAGCACGACGTTCGCGAAACAGTATTCGATTCGTTCGAGAACGCGATCGACGAGCGGCCGAACGTCGTGGACGGCGCCGTCGGGAAATTCCCGCTCCACTAACGAGCCCACGTATCCGTACAGCGTCGAAAGCTCACAGCTCAGCAACACGGCTCGATTACCCGGGCCGGTATTTTAGAAATTTTGCGGGCGAACCGACGTTGATGGAGTAGGCCTCGCATTCGCCGCGCACGAGCGAATTCGCGCCGACGATACAGCCGCGGCGCAAGATCGTTCCGTCGAGAATGACGCAATTGGAGCCGATCCACACGTCGTCCTCGATAACGATTCCACCCTTGCTAGGCTTGAAGCGTTGCCGATTGATCGGCACGTCTCGGCGTTCGTATTCGTGATTTGTCGGAGCGAACGTGCAGTTCGCCGCAATCAGCACGTTCGTCCCGATCTTCAGACCGTTTCCCGAATAGATCACGACTCCGGAGTTTAGGTGCGAGTTCTCGCCGATCTCGACATCCCCCAGTCCCCCCGTGAATTTTATTTTCACAAACGAATCGATCATAACGCCCGCGCCGACGATTAATTTCGAGCCTTTAACCGAATCCTCCAAGTCGGCCAGCTTCGAAATGCTCGCCGACGGCGAAATGAGGTGCACGCGTCCTACGCGCTTACTGCCGCCGGCCGGGCCGCGAAGTAGGCCGCG contains:
- a CDS encoding DapH/DapD/GlmU-related protein, producing MHLISPSASISKLADLEDSVKGSKLIVGAGVMIDSFVKIKFTGGLGDVEIGENSHLNSGVVIYSGNGLKIGTNVLIAANCTFAPTNHEYERRDVPINRQRFKPSKGGIVIEDDVWIGSNCVILDGTILRRGCIVGANSLVRGECEAYSINVGSPAKFLKYRPG